AGCTGGAACCGTGGCTGCGGCTCAGCGGCTCTGGCTGGCAGGCTCCTGAGAGCCGGCGTGCCACCAGGACAGCCTGGCCcagccctcgccctgccctcctccacgctgtgggcagcagcagcagaggctgcgtGTCCCCGCACAACCACGTCCAGCGGCCGCTGCCCAGCGGGTGTCCTTGCTCCTCCGGCTGACGTCCTCCCTTGGGCTGCCCAACCTGCATGGCGACACTCAAGGGACAAGTGAGCACACATCAACCGCTTGCAGGAAGttgcctttctttccaaaactcaCCTGGTGAGCGGCAAAGTCCCCCTCCGTTGCCAGCCGGGACCGGTGGAGGCCCTTGCTTGGGATCAGCCTGCAAGAACCAGGCTGCGCTtagggagcagccctgcagcagaaaggGCCACCCACGAGCTGCCACCCGGCACCAGCGGCCTGAGCGTGGCACAGCTGGGActctctgccctcccaggcTCTCTGCCCCGCGCGGCGGGTTTCCTCCCAGCGCCGCCAGCGAGGACGTGCCGGCGTTCCCGGTGGCTGCCCAAGCCTCTCCGCTCCCCGCGTGGCACCGCgggaccctccctccctcccacacaaGCTCACCCCGCTCGCCGCACATCCCTGGCACCCCGGCACAGCCAGAGGCGGGCAAAAGGCAGCCATTCTCACCTCTGCCTGGCCCTCCATcagcctctccaggctcctGACGCTGACTGTCCTCCACTGGGCAAGAGAGAAGGAGTGCAAGAAGGTGAGCAGCGATGCCTCTGCTGCTcggctggaggagcagtgctCGGGGGCAGAGCCCACACCAGAGAGACACTCACGGCGTGGCGGCGGCTCAGCTCCTTCTCGAGGAGTTTGAGCGAGGGCAGTCGCGTCACTCGGGCTCTCTTGGCTCCTTCTGGTGTCCTGTGCACCGGCAAGGGACAGGCGGAGAGCAGGCTGAACCCCAAGCCGCCTCTTCtctcctgtcaggcagctctgcccgagagctgcccacagccgcaggggcacctctccccagctggggagctgtgttCCCCCGTCCGGCTGCGCCTGGAGCATCCCCCGGCTTaccccagcagtgtgcccacccacagctccttcagcgcccgggagctgcagaaagagaggagcgACAGCGTcaggccccgctgccccccagcccgtGGGCAGAGGTGGGcgcctgcacagccctgccccctggggaaggaaggacacaGGGGCAGGACGAAgccccgtggggcaggacagaggcgctgcccaagccctggctccctctgtcctgccagagCAGCCGCTTTGCCCTTCCCTTCTGGGGAGCAAAAGGTGACCAGGGGATGCAGGAGACGGAAATGCCCCGCCATCCATCCCTGCCggcgtgctgcctgctccctgcccaggctctgcacGGAGGGCGGAGGCCATTCGCACCGTGGCGTGGCCATGCTTAGGAACCTCTCCCGCCCGGCCGTGGGACGCGGCACCGCGACTCACCCAAAATCGGCAATGCAGGAGCCGGTGGGCCAGATGAAGATGAGGGTGGTCCTGTCCTCATCGctgcctgcctcctcttcttcctgccccgccgcctccttcccgccgctcagcacccacagctggtcCAGGGCCAGGCGGAGCTGTGGGCGCAGGCTGGTGCcacctctgcagagaggagaggcaggcggtgggctggaggtggcctcCTTGGGGACCCACGGGCAGAGCCCCGTCCCCACCTGCCGCCGGGACGGACATGGGTGCATCCAGCACCAGGGTCCCggggcctggggctggtgccaggctgtccctgccctggggccagggccggagatgggggagaggcagctgggctctgaggCTCTTACTGCAACTTGGCCATCAGCAGTTCCTCTcggaggaggagaaggcgcCTCTCGCTCCTCTTGCGGCCCCGGGTCAGCCGCACGTCCGCGCTCAGCACCGGCTCGATGTCGGTGAgagcctccctgcagagcagagagcggCGCGCGTGAGAAATGCCGCTGCTGTGGGGCCCGGCCGTGCCCGCGTGTCCCCGAGCCGCGGGGGGAGCCCACctggagccgcagcagcagtTGGC
The sequence above is a segment of the Ciconia boyciana unplaced genomic scaffold, ASM3463844v1 HiC_scaffold_116, whole genome shotgun sequence genome. Coding sequences within it:
- the LOC140646020 gene encoding uncharacterized protein → MGQANCCCGSREALTDIEPVLSADVRLTRGRKRSERRLLLLREELLMAKLQGGTSLRPQLRLALDQLWVLSGGKEAAGQEEEEAGSDEDRTTLIFIWPTGSCIADFGSRALKELWVGTLLGTPEGAKRARVTRLPSLKLLEKELSRRHAWRTVSVRSLERLMEGQAEADPKQGPPPVPAGNGGGLCRSPGEFWKERQLPASG